In Leisingera methylohalidivorans DSM 14336, a single genomic region encodes these proteins:
- a CDS encoding flagellar basal body P-ring protein FlgI, with amino-acid sequence MLVFLRLLFACLFLLPAVAQANTIRLKDLVEFDGVRGNDLVGYGLVVGLDGTGDGLRNSPFTEEIMSNILERLGVNVTGEQFRPKNVAAVFVTATLPPFARVGSTIDVTVSAIGDSKSLLGGTLIMTPLNAADGQIYAVSQGTILAGGAVAEGDAARVTQGVPTAGVIPSGARVEREIGFDLSSLSSMRLALREPDFTTAGRIERAINDEFGRNVALMKDSGTVEVDVKRTNTRSTAHAVGRIENILVEPQRKARVVVDQRSGTIVMGSDVRISRVAVAQGNLTLRIEETPLVVQPNPFANGETVVVPRTGAAIEEEEGVQLAEVPETTSLSEVVAGLNALGVSPRDMIDILKSLKAAGALHAEFVVR; translated from the coding sequence ATGCTGGTATTCCTGCGCCTTCTTTTCGCCTGCCTGTTCCTGCTGCCCGCAGTGGCGCAGGCAAATACTATCCGTCTCAAGGACTTGGTTGAATTTGATGGCGTCCGAGGCAACGACCTAGTCGGTTACGGCCTGGTCGTCGGCTTGGACGGCACCGGTGACGGGCTCCGGAATTCGCCGTTTACCGAAGAAATCATGTCCAATATTTTGGAGCGGCTTGGTGTCAATGTGACCGGTGAGCAGTTCCGGCCAAAAAACGTTGCTGCGGTCTTTGTAACCGCCACGCTGCCGCCCTTTGCCCGGGTCGGTAGCACCATTGATGTAACGGTGTCAGCCATTGGAGATTCCAAGAGCCTTTTGGGCGGCACCCTGATCATGACACCGCTGAATGCTGCGGATGGCCAGATCTATGCGGTTTCACAAGGTACAATCCTGGCTGGCGGAGCGGTTGCTGAAGGCGACGCAGCCAGGGTAACCCAGGGGGTTCCAACCGCAGGTGTGATCCCCTCGGGTGCCCGGGTCGAACGTGAGATCGGTTTTGATCTGTCCTCGCTCAGTTCCATGCGTCTGGCCTTACGGGAACCGGACTTCACCACGGCTGGCCGGATTGAACGGGCGATCAACGATGAGTTCGGCCGCAATGTTGCCCTGATGAAGGATTCCGGTACTGTTGAGGTTGATGTCAAGCGCACAAACACCCGCTCGACGGCACACGCGGTGGGCCGGATCGAGAACATCCTGGTTGAACCTCAGCGCAAGGCACGGGTCGTTGTGGATCAGCGTTCCGGTACGATTGTTATGGGCAGCGACGTGCGGATTTCACGCGTTGCCGTGGCCCAAGGGAACCTCACTCTGCGGATTGAAGAAACACCGCTGGTGGTTCAGCCTAACCCCTTTGCTAATGGTGAAACGGTTGTCGTTCCGCGCACCGGTGCAGCAATTGAGGAAGAAGAAGGCGTCCAGCTTGCTGAGGTGCCGGAGACAACTTCGCTGTCCGAAGTCGTGGCAGGTTTAAATGCCTTGGGCGTGTCGCCGCGGGACATGATCGATATCCTCAAAAGCCTGAAAGCGGCCGGTGCACTGCATGCAGAGTTTGTCGTCCGTTAA
- a CDS encoding TRAP transporter small permease, whose amino-acid sequence MHKLMMRLAKSMAYLGGAVLTLLIILTCISIAGRLLNGVFHGDLMERIAPGFSKWMTGWVGPVNGDFELVEAGVAFAIFAFLPLCQITAGHASVDVVANAFPRGVNRFLRMVTEVVFAAVLVLIAWRLGAGLASKYSNGETSFLLEFPVWWAYGISMIASVVAAIVGIYMGAVRTIEFFTGRILIWDGVEGEK is encoded by the coding sequence ATGCACAAGCTCATGATGCGGCTGGCCAAATCCATGGCCTACCTGGGCGGTGCGGTCCTCACTCTTCTGATCATTCTGACATGTATTTCGATCGCTGGGCGTTTGCTCAACGGTGTATTCCATGGCGATTTGATGGAGCGGATTGCGCCGGGGTTCTCAAAGTGGATGACGGGCTGGGTCGGGCCGGTCAACGGCGACTTTGAACTGGTCGAGGCCGGCGTGGCCTTTGCCATCTTCGCCTTTCTGCCGCTGTGTCAGATCACCGCGGGCCATGCCTCGGTTGACGTGGTAGCGAATGCATTCCCACGCGGTGTGAACCGGTTCTTGCGCATGGTTACCGAAGTTGTATTTGCAGCGGTTCTGGTACTGATCGCCTGGCGGCTGGGCGCAGGGCTTGCAAGCAAGTATTCCAATGGCGAGACCTCCTTCCTGCTCGAATTTCCAGTCTGGTGGGCCTACGGCATCAGCATGATAGCGTCGGTTGTGGCAGCCATTGTAGGCATCTACATGGGCGCGGTTCGCACCATAGAATTCTTTACCGGCCGGATCCTGATCTGGGACGGCGTGGAGGGCGAAAAGTGA
- a CDS encoding TRAP transporter large permease has product MTALEIGIASFPVLMLLIFLRVPIGLSMFLVGLGGLIWVTDGTQVAFGRLKSETYSTFSSYSLTIVPMFLLMGHFATLGGMSTALFKAAEGFLGHRKGGVAMAAIGACAGFGAICGSSLATAATMGRVALPELKQYGYAGGFSTATLAAGGTLGILIPPSVVLVIYAILTEQNIAKLFLSAFIPGLLAALGYLIAISIYVRLFPESAGTRPPVPMRERFTALVHVWPVLLVFGLVVGGIYLGWFTPTEGAAVGAFGTGFIAWTNGGLTRETLADSFLVTARSTAMIFFIVLGAGFYNGFLALTKVPQELADFVVSQGLSPWVVLALILGFYLVFGCLMDSLSMILLTIPIFFPVISAMDFGLLSLPAMQADAAMEVLKAGVPEGMGAEMLASIKEAIAAGAELTREQMKELGIRITEGRVNRIEAEYVAIWFGILVLIVVEVGLITPPVGMNLFIINAMDRKTRMIDTYKAVMFFVASDIIRVIILVAFPVITLLPLMVMQ; this is encoded by the coding sequence GTGACGGCTCTTGAAATTGGCATTGCCTCCTTCCCGGTTCTGATGCTGCTGATCTTTCTGCGGGTTCCTATCGGCCTTTCTATGTTTCTTGTCGGCCTTGGCGGCCTGATCTGGGTCACGGACGGCACACAGGTGGCGTTTGGCCGGCTGAAAAGCGAGACCTATTCGACCTTCTCTTCCTATTCGCTGACCATCGTGCCGATGTTCCTGCTTATGGGTCATTTCGCGACCCTGGGCGGCATGTCCACCGCCTTATTCAAAGCGGCTGAAGGGTTCCTGGGCCACCGAAAAGGCGGGGTTGCGATGGCCGCCATCGGTGCCTGTGCAGGCTTTGGCGCGATCTGCGGTTCGTCCTTGGCTACCGCTGCGACGATGGGCCGGGTCGCGCTGCCCGAGTTGAAGCAATACGGTTACGCCGGCGGGTTTTCGACCGCGACGCTCGCGGCGGGCGGCACGCTGGGCATCTTGATCCCGCCCTCCGTGGTGCTGGTGATCTATGCCATCCTGACAGAGCAGAACATCGCCAAACTGTTTCTGTCGGCCTTTATCCCCGGCTTGCTGGCAGCATTGGGCTATTTGATAGCGATCTCGATCTATGTGCGCCTGTTCCCGGAAAGTGCCGGCACCCGTCCGCCGGTGCCAATGCGCGAGCGGTTTACAGCACTGGTGCACGTCTGGCCGGTGCTGCTGGTGTTTGGCCTTGTGGTGGGCGGCATTTATCTCGGCTGGTTCACTCCGACCGAGGGCGCGGCCGTGGGCGCATTCGGCACTGGCTTCATAGCCTGGACCAATGGGGGGCTGACCCGCGAGACGCTGGCAGACAGCTTCCTGGTGACCGCGCGCTCCACTGCAATGATCTTCTTCATTGTGCTAGGTGCTGGCTTTTACAATGGGTTCCTGGCGCTCACAAAAGTACCGCAAGAGCTGGCTGATTTCGTTGTCAGTCAGGGACTCAGCCCTTGGGTCGTGCTGGCGCTGATCCTGGGATTCTACTTGGTTTTCGGCTGCCTGATGGACTCGCTGTCGATGATCTTGCTGACAATCCCGATTTTCTTTCCGGTAATCTCGGCGATGGATTTCGGTCTGCTGTCGCTGCCCGCGATGCAGGCGGATGCAGCGATGGAGGTGCTGAAGGCTGGAGTGCCTGAGGGTATGGGGGCAGAGATGCTCGCCTCAATCAAGGAAGCCATTGCTGCCGGAGCAGAGCTTACCCGCGAGCAGATGAAGGAACTTGGTATCCGCATAACCGAAGGCCGGGTTAACCGGATCGAGGCGGAATATGTCGCCATCTGGTTCGGGATTCTGGTGCTGATCGTGGTCGAGGTTGGCCTGATTACCCCGCCGGTGGGGATGAACCTGTTCATCATCAATGCGATGGACCGTAAGACCCGGATGATCGACACCTACAAGGCGGTGATGTTCTTTGTTGCCTCCGATATTATCCGAGTGATCATTCTGGTGGCCTTTCCGGTCATAACCCTGCTGCCCCTGATGGTGATGCAATGA
- a CDS encoding LacI family DNA-binding transcriptional regulator, whose translation MTTDSKRPLTLRDVSEATGVSEMTVSRVLRNRGDVSEKTRTKVLSAAKELGYVPNKIAGALASNRVNLVAVIIPSLSNMVFPEVLTGVNKVLENTELQPVVGVTDYQPEKEEKVLYEMLSWRPSGVIIAGLEHTEAARAMLNSAGIPVVEIMDTDGKPVDAMVGISHRRAGREMAKAILKAGYRHIGFMGTKMPLDHRARKRFEGFTEALAKEGVEIEDREFYSGGSALAKGREMTQAMLERSPELDFLYYSNDMIGAGGLLYLQDQGISVPGQIGLAGFNGVELLQGLPRKLATMDACRLDIGRKAAEIIAAQLEDPDAEIEKHVTLTPTISFGDTLKRR comes from the coding sequence GTGACCACGGACAGCAAGCGCCCTCTCACCCTCCGCGATGTATCCGAAGCAACCGGTGTCTCCGAAATGACCGTGAGCCGCGTGCTGCGCAACCGCGGCGACGTGTCGGAGAAAACCCGCACCAAGGTGCTGAGCGCCGCCAAGGAACTGGGCTATGTGCCCAACAAGATCGCCGGCGCGCTGGCCTCGAACCGCGTGAACCTGGTGGCGGTGATCATCCCATCGCTGTCGAACATGGTTTTCCCCGAGGTGCTGACCGGCGTCAACAAGGTGCTGGAAAACACCGAACTGCAGCCGGTGGTCGGTGTCACCGACTACCAGCCCGAGAAAGAGGAAAAAGTGCTCTACGAGATGCTCTCGTGGCGTCCCTCCGGCGTGATCATCGCCGGATTGGAACATACCGAGGCCGCTCGCGCGATGCTGAACAGCGCCGGCATCCCGGTGGTGGAAATCATGGATACCGATGGCAAGCCGGTGGATGCGATGGTCGGTATTTCCCACCGCCGCGCAGGCCGGGAAATGGCCAAGGCGATCCTCAAAGCCGGTTACCGGCACATTGGCTTCATGGGCACCAAGATGCCCTTGGACCACCGTGCCCGGAAGCGGTTCGAAGGTTTCACCGAAGCGCTGGCCAAGGAAGGCGTGGAAATTGAAGACCGCGAGTTTTATTCCGGCGGCTCGGCGCTCGCAAAAGGCCGCGAGATGACCCAGGCCATGCTGGAACGCTCACCTGAGCTTGATTTTCTTTACTATTCCAACGATATGATCGGCGCAGGCGGCTTGCTGTACCTGCAGGATCAGGGCATCAGTGTTCCCGGTCAAATCGGTCTTGCAGGTTTCAATGGAGTGGAGCTGCTGCAGGGTCTGCCCCGCAAGCTGGCCACGATGGATGCCTGCCGCCTGGACATCGGACGCAAAGCGGCCGAGATCATCGCGGCCCAGTTGGAAGATCCCGACGCAGAGATCGAAAAGCATGTCACGCTGACTCCCACGATATCCTTTGGTGACACCCTGAAACGGCGTTGA
- a CDS encoding fumarylacetoacetate hydrolase family protein encodes MGELLFNLPEAPAVPVAGESSGYPIGRIFCVGRNYAAHAAEMGNEVDRESPFYFTKAAANAVLTGAVVPYPPGTENFHYEMELAVAIGAPVFRAAAEEAQAAVFGYGCALDMTRRDLQIRERQKQRPWDLGKDLENGTVFAPLTRVSDWGNPSGRRIWLEVNGEVRQDAALEDMIWSIEEIICHLSGFYHLRPGDVILTGTPAGVGPVQAGDRMHGGVDGLPPVDLTLVAAERY; translated from the coding sequence ATGGGTGAGCTTTTGTTCAATTTACCGGAAGCGCCGGCGGTTCCGGTGGCCGGAGAATCCTCTGGATACCCGATAGGGAGGATATTCTGCGTCGGGCGCAATTACGCAGCTCATGCTGCCGAAATGGGTAACGAGGTGGATCGGGAGTCGCCCTTCTACTTCACCAAGGCGGCTGCCAATGCGGTGCTGACAGGCGCAGTTGTGCCTTATCCGCCTGGGACCGAAAACTTTCACTACGAGATGGAGTTGGCGGTGGCGATTGGCGCGCCGGTATTCCGGGCAGCCGCAGAAGAGGCGCAGGCTGCTGTCTTTGGCTATGGATGCGCGCTGGATATGACCCGGCGCGATCTGCAGATCCGCGAGCGGCAGAAGCAGCGCCCTTGGGATCTGGGCAAGGATTTGGAAAATGGCACGGTGTTCGCGCCGCTGACCCGGGTGTCAGACTGGGGCAATCCGTCTGGCCGGCGGATCTGGCTGGAGGTGAACGGGGAGGTCCGGCAGGACGCTGCTCTGGAGGATATGATCTGGTCCATTGAAGAGATTATCTGCCATCTTTCCGGCTTTTATCACTTGCGGCCCGGGGATGTGATTCTGACCGGCACGCCGGCCGGTGTGGGGCCCGTTCAGGCAGGTGACCGGATGCACGGTGGGGTTGATGGGCTGCCACCCGTTGACCTGACGCTGGTTGCTGCGGAACGATACTAG
- a CDS encoding hydrolase, with protein MLLIDHQSGLFQTVNDMPMTALRRHAGALASMATLAEIPVITTASVPQGPNGPLIHEIHENAPHAKYVARRGEINAWHNPEFVKAVEETGRKTLIIAGTITSVCMAFPAISAIADGYKVFVVVDASGTYSKMAQEITLARVVQAGAVPMDTAAVASEIQRTWHRDDAGKWAEIYTRIFPEYQLLIESYQKARAVEHDGEQLDSARG; from the coding sequence ATGCTGCTGATCGACCACCAAAGCGGCCTGTTCCAGACCGTAAATGACATGCCGATGACTGCTCTGCGCCGTCATGCCGGGGCGTTGGCCTCTATGGCGACCCTGGCGGAAATCCCTGTGATCACAACGGCTTCCGTCCCTCAAGGACCGAATGGCCCGCTTATCCACGAGATCCACGAGAACGCCCCCCATGCGAAGTACGTGGCACGCCGCGGCGAGATCAATGCTTGGCACAATCCCGAGTTTGTCAAAGCCGTCGAGGAAACAGGCCGGAAGACACTGATCATCGCTGGCACGATTACCAGCGTCTGCATGGCCTTTCCGGCAATCAGCGCGATTGCGGACGGGTACAAGGTTTTTGTGGTGGTGGACGCGTCCGGCACCTATTCGAAAATGGCCCAGGAGATCACGCTTGCCCGGGTTGTTCAGGCGGGTGCTGTTCCTATGGACACCGCGGCTGTTGCATCAGAAATTCAGCGCACCTGGCATCGCGATGACGCCGGGAAATGGGCAGAGATCTATACCCGGATCTTCCCCGAGTACCAGCTTCTGATTGAAAGCTATCAAAAAGCACGCGCAGTTGAACATGATGGCGAGCAACTGGACTCCGCGCGCGGATAA
- a CDS encoding acyl-CoA thioesterase: MTEHNSTLVQQGFTHEIRVGWGDCDPARIAYTGRLPAFALEAIDAWWEHHLGGDGWYQMELDRGTGTPFVHMSIDFRSPVTPRHRLICEVWPSALGSKSVTFRVNARQNEELCFEGRFVCVFISPESFTAKPAPKDYRQVIEANLGPE; this comes from the coding sequence ATGACAGAACATAACTCCACTTTGGTGCAGCAGGGATTTACCCATGAAATCCGCGTGGGCTGGGGCGACTGCGACCCGGCCCGGATAGCCTATACCGGGCGGCTCCCGGCCTTTGCGCTGGAGGCGATCGACGCCTGGTGGGAGCACCACTTGGGCGGTGATGGCTGGTACCAGATGGAGCTGGACCGCGGCACCGGCACACCGTTTGTGCATATGAGCATCGATTTCCGCTCTCCGGTTACCCCGCGGCACCGGCTGATCTGCGAGGTCTGGCCCTCCGCTCTGGGCAGTAAGTCGGTGACCTTCCGTGTGAACGCGCGGCAGAATGAAGAGCTGTGTTTTGAAGGCAGGTTTGTTTGCGTTTTCATTTCACCGGAGAGCTTCACAGCAAAACCCGCGCCGAAAGATTATCGGCAAGTGATCGAAGCGAACCTGGGGCCGGAGTAG
- a CDS encoding TRAP transporter substrate-binding protein: MTTRRKLLGAAGGAALAMFGAMPALAQEVTLKLHQFLPAQANVPKLILDVWADNVEESSGGRIKIDRFPSMQLGGKPPELMDQAIDGVADIVWTVVGYTPGRYPSTEVFELPFMMTNARAVSHAYWEMFDKHMKDTEFKDVHILGTWVHGPGLIHTSDPVETPEDLEGMKIRGGGRSVNALLTELGATPVGMPVPAIPEGLSKGVIDGTTIPWEVTAALKVPELVENHTEFTGKALYTLTFVLAMNKEKYESLPDDLKKAIDDNSGLEFSVFAGGTQADSDGPSREMALDLGNTVITLDEEQTAIWRERAQPIYDKWIADMAEKGVDGAALIEEASGLIEKYTPQYQ; this comes from the coding sequence ATGACTACTCGGAGAAAGCTTTTGGGGGCAGCGGGGGGCGCAGCCTTGGCAATGTTCGGCGCAATGCCGGCACTTGCTCAGGAGGTGACCCTGAAACTGCATCAGTTCCTGCCAGCACAGGCAAACGTGCCGAAACTGATCCTGGATGTCTGGGCGGACAACGTCGAGGAATCCTCGGGCGGGCGCATCAAGATTGACCGCTTCCCGTCGATGCAGCTGGGCGGCAAGCCGCCTGAGCTGATGGACCAAGCCATCGATGGCGTGGCGGATATCGTCTGGACCGTGGTGGGCTATACCCCGGGCCGCTACCCGTCGACCGAAGTGTTTGAGCTGCCGTTCATGATGACCAATGCGCGCGCTGTGTCGCACGCTTATTGGGAAATGTTCGACAAGCACATGAAGGACACCGAGTTCAAAGATGTCCACATCCTGGGCACCTGGGTGCATGGGCCTGGACTGATCCACACTTCGGATCCTGTAGAGACGCCCGAAGATCTGGAAGGCATGAAAATCCGCGGCGGCGGCCGGTCGGTCAACGCGCTGCTGACTGAACTGGGGGCAACCCCGGTGGGGATGCCGGTTCCGGCGATACCCGAAGGCCTGTCTAAGGGCGTGATCGACGGCACCACCATTCCGTGGGAAGTGACTGCGGCCCTGAAGGTTCCCGAACTGGTGGAAAACCACACCGAGTTCACCGGCAAAGCGCTGTACACGCTGACCTTTGTCCTGGCGATGAACAAGGAAAAGTACGAGAGCCTGCCGGATGACCTGAAGAAGGCGATCGACGACAATTCCGGCTTGGAGTTCTCAGTCTTTGCCGGCGGCACCCAGGCGGATTCTGATGGCCCCTCGCGCGAGATGGCGCTGGACCTCGGCAACACCGTGATCACTTTGGACGAGGAACAGACCGCCATTTGGCGTGAGCGCGCGCAGCCGATCTATGACAAGTGGATCGCCGACATGGCCGAAAAGGGCGTCGACGGCGCCGCTCTGATCGAAGAAGCCAGCGGGCTGATCGAGAAATACACGCCGCAGTACCAGTAA
- a CDS encoding winged helix-turn-helix domain-containing protein — protein sequence MTRLTNQSARRLFLDRHALLEQPAGPARGADLLALIQRLGFVQLDSISTVARAHDMILYSRRPGYRAKYLKQLYERDRGLFEHWTHDAAMIPMTFYPHWHLRFHRDTELLRRRWRNWRRDGFEERFGKILNHVRDHGPVSSSDVGKDEKKGSGGWWDWHPSKTALEYLWRSGALTVVGRDGFQKQYDLTERVIEEHLRPGPSCDETATINWLCSAALDRLGFATSGELAAFWDTASPAEAKGWCAEQMRLGELEEIEFEQADGKPRKTFTRPGTVDAAAELGPAPGRMRVLSPFDPVLRDRKRTERLFGFHYRIEVFTPAPKRQYGYYVFPLLEGTRLVGRIDMKADRDAECLRVTAVWPEQDVKWSPARAKRLEAELDRVARFAGLCRVCFTDGWLR from the coding sequence TTGACTCGGCTGACCAATCAAAGCGCGCGGCGGTTGTTCCTGGACCGTCACGCCCTGCTGGAGCAGCCAGCGGGACCGGCCAGGGGGGCAGACCTTCTGGCGCTGATACAGCGGCTGGGTTTCGTTCAGCTCGACAGCATCAGCACCGTGGCGCGGGCGCATGACATGATCCTTTATTCACGTCGGCCGGGATACCGCGCCAAGTATTTGAAACAGTTATACGAACGCGACCGGGGGTTATTTGAACACTGGACCCATGATGCCGCGATGATCCCGATGACGTTCTACCCGCATTGGCACTTGCGGTTCCACCGTGACACCGAACTGCTGCGCAGGCGCTGGCGCAATTGGCGGCGCGATGGGTTTGAAGAGCGGTTCGGAAAAATCCTGAACCACGTGCGGGATCACGGGCCAGTCAGCTCTTCTGACGTGGGCAAGGACGAGAAAAAAGGCTCTGGCGGCTGGTGGGACTGGCACCCGTCCAAAACCGCGCTGGAGTATCTTTGGCGTTCCGGCGCGCTGACTGTGGTGGGCCGCGACGGGTTTCAGAAACAATATGACCTGACCGAGCGGGTGATCGAAGAGCATCTGCGCCCTGGCCCCTCCTGCGACGAGACCGCGACCATTAACTGGCTTTGTTCCGCCGCGCTGGACCGCTTGGGCTTTGCCACCTCCGGCGAGCTCGCCGCATTCTGGGACACCGCCTCTCCGGCGGAAGCCAAGGGCTGGTGCGCCGAACAGATGCGTCTGGGAGAACTGGAAGAAATTGAATTCGAACAGGCCGACGGCAAGCCGCGCAAAACGTTCACCCGTCCAGGCACCGTGGACGCCGCCGCGGAATTGGGTCCGGCACCAGGCAGGATGCGGGTGCTTAGCCCCTTTGACCCCGTCCTGCGCGACCGCAAACGAACGGAACGGCTGTTCGGTTTCCACTATAGAATCGAGGTTTTCACCCCCGCGCCCAAGCGCCAGTACGGCTATTACGTTTTTCCGCTACTGGAAGGCACACGTCTGGTTGGCCGCATCGATATGAAGGCGGACCGGGACGCAGAATGTCTGCGCGTCACCGCCGTCTGGCCCGAGCAGGATGTGAAATGGTCACCGGCCCGCGCCAAGCGGCTGGAGGCAGAACTGGACCGGGTTGCTCGCTTTGCAGGCCTCTGCAGGGTGTGCTTCACAGACGGCTGGCTGCGCTGA
- a CDS encoding VOC family protein: MTTGIHHVTALTRNVQRNVDFYAGFLGLRLVKQTGGYEDGEQLHLFYGDNLGTPGSIITFLVWQEGASGRVGLGQVSEIAFAVPPASIGDWLQRAITAGVPVSGPERELGETVLRLRDPDGIIVKLVAVDLPTAAPLENPLAPTRIRSVTILTGDARATAAFAERFGYREAMRDGPYTRLASDTDVIDLRQSAGFVTGGPGTGTFDHVAFRAPDAKAVRQMRLDLKDHNGLTNVHDRKYFLSLYVREPAGTLFEYATDAPGFTVDEAAEHLGDTLLIPAHDASRALDLRVTLPQFARPGEERRPMRDLPFVHRFYTPEDPDGSVYVLLHGTGGNESDLMPLAARINPRATLLGVRGRSTEEGTQRWFRRFEPERFDQDDINSEAAAFIFFVGEVIKSYGLDHAQMTFLGYSNGANFLGALMRLHPGTIQRAILLRGGEVLEKTPSADLGSVQVLQLTGTQDPFGRHGNRLETALAESGAAVTVKHIEAGHDLSPEDPLFVSEWLTNL; the protein is encoded by the coding sequence GTGACGACGGGAATCCATCACGTCACAGCGCTTACCCGGAATGTTCAGCGCAACGTGGACTTCTACGCCGGTTTCCTGGGGCTGCGTCTGGTCAAACAGACCGGCGGCTATGAAGACGGCGAACAGCTCCATCTGTTTTACGGTGACAATCTAGGCACTCCAGGCTCAATCATCACTTTCCTGGTCTGGCAGGAAGGCGCGTCCGGCCGCGTGGGACTGGGGCAAGTCAGCGAGATTGCTTTCGCCGTGCCGCCCGCAAGTATCGGAGACTGGCTGCAGCGGGCGATAACGGCGGGCGTGCCGGTCTCAGGGCCTGAACGGGAATTGGGCGAGACCGTGCTCCGGTTGCGCGATCCGGACGGAATCATTGTCAAGCTCGTGGCCGTCGATCTGCCCACCGCAGCGCCGCTGGAAAATCCGCTGGCTCCGACACGTATCCGGTCAGTTACGATACTGACCGGCGATGCCCGTGCCACAGCAGCGTTTGCCGAGCGGTTCGGGTATCGTGAGGCAATGCGTGACGGGCCATACACGCGCTTGGCCTCGGACACGGATGTGATCGACCTGCGGCAGTCGGCCGGATTCGTGACGGGCGGGCCGGGAACGGGCACGTTCGATCACGTCGCCTTCCGCGCCCCAGACGCCAAAGCAGTGCGCCAGATGCGCCTTGACCTGAAAGATCATAATGGTCTGACCAACGTGCATGACCGTAAGTATTTCCTTTCATTGTACGTTCGTGAACCGGCGGGCACACTTTTTGAGTATGCCACCGATGCCCCAGGATTCACGGTGGACGAGGCCGCGGAGCATCTGGGGGACACTCTCCTGATCCCGGCCCATGATGCTTCCCGTGCTTTGGACCTTCGCGTGACGCTGCCGCAATTCGCACGGCCGGGCGAAGAGAGGCGGCCGATGCGCGACCTGCCCTTTGTTCATAGGTTTTATACTCCAGAGGATCCCGACGGTTCCGTTTATGTGCTGTTGCATGGAACAGGCGGCAACGAGTCTGATCTGATGCCTTTGGCGGCGCGAATAAACCCGCGCGCCACGCTCCTGGGGGTGCGAGGCCGGTCGACCGAAGAGGGCACTCAACGCTGGTTCCGGCGCTTCGAGCCCGAACGCTTCGACCAGGACGATATAAATTCCGAAGCCGCCGCGTTTATCTTTTTTGTTGGTGAGGTGATTAAAAGCTATGGGCTCGATCACGCGCAAATGACCTTTCTTGGCTATTCCAATGGTGCGAACTTCCTGGGGGCGCTGATGCGCTTGCATCCGGGAACCATTCAACGTGCCATCCTGCTGCGGGGAGGGGAGGTTCTGGAAAAAACGCCGTCCGCTGACTTAGGAAGTGTGCAGGTTCTCCAGTTGACCGGAACGCAGGATCCATTCGGGCGCCATGGCAATAGACTTGAGACCGCGCTGGCGGAGAGTGGCGCGGCAGTAACCGTTAAGCATATCGAGGCTGGTCACGACCTTTCGCCCGAGGACCCGCTCTTCGTCAGTGAATGGCTGACCAACCTATAG